The following proteins are co-located in the Nymphalis io chromosome 27, ilAglIoxx1.1, whole genome shotgun sequence genome:
- the LOC126778824 gene encoding uncharacterized protein LOC126778824, which produces MFRLVRSVFICLTVLLLIIETCSSDPQPPFLALHSPGDTEYIDIIVRQEHDNLTLVCEVRGDTTPRVYVWNYVNDNGTDRGRPFSIEPAGGASVSSKLERTNLQVSDSGHYMCSAPPFSSTLYILVQPRGPSYCARGAFWCGPRCVLPAYVCDGWRDCLHAEDEAQPFCPPQPCSRNDKLNCSSGRCISESACCRAGSALCREPACCAEHRYSTLAGYVEVEFPPLFEDRHAPDDYGFIQSTIYTVTACALIFMIAVVLLVSALCKMHMKRAALRGYAAAHRDTAHHYAARYPPRYEAAAARLLEPGAASPVRSPQATSEAGSPTTPQSPIEANDDPACNGGFGLSRLSAIFCSRYRQVPTQCCDVEMTDVRSASLTNSPTNRTRTLDYRSPTYCDTDMYFTNPDLTARELNYMATPIEFLRRRTFRRNTIDRVMDQLSVQRPLTLQLGRFQLSIPRFGRRSEEPRPDTPNVAEINIDDLEFVRLHSRETYTLNGRTIRLLGANFENYPVMDSSRPPPYNEAMRYKYGPPPEYLSREGINGQGNTDCTENEARSNVEMPPCYEDLASGVDSNANIDNLTVNVIDISDNSNNNVTSVDIVDNSNVDNNFNSDNDNNMLVNTVNSVNSVNPVNTANLIDDSSVPETISSVIDNLPAIDSDVNANDSYNEIA; this is translated from the exons GCTCAAGCGACCCGCAGCCGCCATTCTTAGCCCTCCACAGTCCAGGGGACACCGAGTATATAGATATTATCGTGCGACAGGAACATGATAATTTGACTCTGGTCTGCGAGGTGCGGGGGGACACGACGCCGAGGGTCTATGTGTGGAACTATGTGAATGACAACGGGACGGATAGAGGCAG ACCTTTCAGCATAGAGCCGGCCGGGGGGGCATCGGTGAGCAGTAAGCTGGAACGGACCAATCTGCAGGTGTCAGACAGCGGTCACTACATGTGCTCCGCGCCGCCGTTCAGCAGCACGCTGTACATACTGGTGCAACCTCGAG GCCCGTCGTACTGCGCGCGCGGCGCGTTCTGGTGCGGGCCGCGCTGCGTGCTGCCGGCCTACGTGTGCGACGGCTGGCGCGACTGCCTGCACGCCGAGGACGAGGCGCAGCCCTTCTGCCCGCCGCAGCCCTGCAGCC GTAACGACAAGCTGAACTGTTCATCCGGTCGCTGCATCTCGGAGTCGGCGTGCTGCCGGGCGGGCTCCGCTCTGTGTCGCGAGCCGGCGTGCTGCGCCGAGCACCGCTACTCCACGCTGGCGG GTTATGTAGAAGTCGAGTTTCCGCCTTTATTTGAAGATAGGCACGCACCAGACGATTACGGGTTCATACAGTCAACTATATACACGGTCACCG CGTGCGCGCTGATCTTCATGATCGCGGTGGTGCTGCTGGTGTCGGCGCTCTGCAAGATGCACATGAAGCGCGCCGCGCTGCGCGGGTACGCCGCCGCGCACCGCGACACCGCGCACCACTACGCC gccCGCTACCCCCCGCGCTACGAAGCGGCCGCGGCCAGACTGCTGGAGCCCGGCGCCGCCAGCCCCGTCCGCAGCCCGCAGGCCACCTCC GAAGCCGGCAGTCCAACTACACCTCAGTCACCGATCGAGGCCAACGACGACCCCGCTTGCAACGGGGGCTTCGGACTCTCGAGACTATCCGCTATATTCTGCTCCAGGTATAGACAG GTACCCACGCAATGCTGTGACGTTGAAATGACAGACGTCAGGTCCGCCTCGCTGACCAACTCGCCGACGAACCGTACTCGAACCCTCGACTACCGTTCGCCGACGTACTGCGACACCGACATGTACTTCACCAACCCGGACCTGACGGCGCGCGAGCTGAACTACATGGCGACCCCGATAGAGTTCCTCAGGCGGCGAACGTTCAGACGGAACACGATCGACAGGGTCATGGACCAGCTGTCCGTTCAGCGGCCCCTGACGTTACAGCTAGGTAGGTTCCAACTAAGCATACCTAGGTTCGGGAGGCGGTCCGAGGAGCCTAGGCCGGATACGCCGAACGTGGCGGAAATCAACATAGATGACCTTGAGTTCGTTAGGCTACACTCGCGGGAAACGTACACGCTCAACGGTAGGACGATAAGATTGCTCGGAGCTAATTTCGAGAACTACCCAGTAATGGACAGCTCACGGCCCCCCCCTTACAATGAGGCAATGCGATACAAGTACGGTCCCCCCCCTGAGTATTTGAGCAGGGAGGGGATTAACGGGCAAGGTAACACCGATTGTACGGAGAACGAGGCAAGGAGCAATGTAGAAATGCCACCGTGCTACGAGGACCTAGCATCCGGTGTCGACTCTAATGCGAATATCGATAATTTGACGGTCAATGTCATCGATATATCCGATAATTCGAATAATAACGTAACCTCTGTTGATATAGTTGATAATTCAAATgttgacaataattttaattcagaCAACGATAATAATATGCTCGTTAATACTGTTAATTCTGTTAATTCGGTTAATCCCGTTAACACGGCTAATTTAATTGACGATAGTTCGGTTCCCGAGACAATAAGTTCCGTTATCGATAACTTGCCAGCTATAGATAGTGATGTGAACGCAAACGATAGTTACAACGAAATTGcgtag